In the genome of Streptomyces sp. NBC_00433, the window CGGCAGGGCCTCCGCCGTGCCGCCGGCGCCGAGCAGGCCGCCGCCCGCGACCACCAGGACCAGGACGTCGAGGTCGGGCTCCGCGTGCGGGGCGATGTGCTCGCCGGGTGCCAGGTGGACGAGGTTGGCGTCGAGTTGGCGGCCGCCCTCGGCCAGCTTCCACGGGACTCCGGTCGCCGCGGGCGGTACGGCGGTCAGCGCCCGCGTGTCGCACAGCACCTGGGGCAGTGCTGCGGGTTCGCCCGGCTCGGAAGGTGGCGTCATCACGTGTTCCTCGACTGGTGGACTCCTGGGCGACAATTATTATATGTACGATTCATAAAAATGATCGGCCGACTCCGGGGAGGCCCACATGACGTATGTGATCGCACAGCCGTGCGTGGACGTGAAGGACAAGGCGTGCATCGACGAATGCCCCGTCGACTGCATCTACGAGGGGCAGCGCTCGCTGTACATCCACCCCGACGAGTGCGTCGACTGCGGGGCGTGCGAGCCGGTCTGCCCGGTCGAGGCGATCTTCTACGAGGACGACGTCCCGGCCGAGTGGCAGGGTTATTACAACGCGAACGTGGAATTCTTCAACGAGCTCGGCTCCCCCGGCGGCGCCGCGAAGCTGGGCCTGATCGAGCGCGACCACCCGCTGATCGCGGCGCTGCCGCCGCAGGGCGGAGAGGGCTGACGTGTCCGGTGCGCGGCACAGTCCGCGCCGCCGGGAGGTGCTCGGCATGCTGCGTGCCGCCGACGGGCCGCTGGGCGTCGCGGACCTCGCCGAGCGGATCGGCGTGCACCCCAACACCGTGCGCTTCCACCTGGACGCGCTGGTCGCCGAAGGCGCGGTCCACCGGCGGGTGGAGGAGCCGGCGGGGCCGGGACGGCCGCGTACGGTCTACGCGCCACGCCCCGGCATGGACCGCGGCGGCATGCGGGCCTACCGCCTGCTGGCGCAGGTGCTGGTCAGCCGGCTCGCGTCCACCGGGCCCGCCGCGGCCGGGGCCGCCGCCGAGGCCGGCCGCGAGTGGGGCCGCTTCCTGATCGACCCGATGCCGCCCTTCCGGCGGCCCACCGCCCTGGAGTCCGCCGACCGGCTCACCGCGCTGCTGGCCGACCTCGGCTTCGAACCCGTCGCGGAGCCGGCCGGCGACGGGACCGGGCCGGGCCGGATCCGGCTGCGGCACTGCCCCTTCCTCGAACTGGCCGAGGAATACGGCCAGGTGGTGTGCTCGGTGCACCTGGGCCTGATGCAGGGCGCGCTGGCCGAGCTGCGCGCCCCGCTGGCCGCGACGGACTTGCGGCCCTTCGCCGAGCCCGACTCCTGCCTCGCCCTGCTGGCCCCCGCCGCACCGGGAGCGGCGCAGCGCTGAGGTCGGCGGCACCGGCGGGCGGCGCGGGGTGTGTTCGCTTCGGTTACCTCGGACCCGGCGGGACCGTCAGACCGGTGACGGGATACGCGCGAGGAAGGTGACACCATGACCGGACCAGGTCCTGACGACGCGCTGGCGGCGGCCTTCGAGGAGCAGCGCGGGCGGCTCGTGGCGGTCGCCTGCCGGATGCTGGGGTCGAGGGCGGACGCCGAGGACGCGGTGCAGGAGGCGTGGCTGCGGCTGGCGCGGCAGGACCCGGACGCGATCGGCAACCTGGGCGGGTGGCTGACGACCGTCGTCGGCCGGGTCTGCATCGACGTGCTGCGCGCGCGCAAGGCCCGCCCCGAGGCGCCGTACGACGACCGGCTGCCCGAGTTCACGGTGGCCGAGGACGACGGCGCGGCGCCCGAGCAGGACGCGCTGCTCGCCGAGTCGGTCGGCCTCGCGCTGCTGGTGGTGCTCGACACGCTGCGGCCCGCCGAGCGGCTGGCCTTCGTGCTGCACGACATGTTCGCGGTGCCCTTCGACGAGATCGGGGTGATCCTCGACAGGACCGCGGACGCCGCCAAGATGCTCGCGAGCCGGGCCCGCAGGAAGGTGCAGGACGCCCACCGTCCCCCCGACGAGCTGACGCGGCAGCGCGCGGTGGTCGACGCCTTTCTCGCGGCGGCGCGGGGCGGGGACTTCGAGGGGCTGCTGCGGGTGCTCGACCCGGACGTGACCTGGCGCTCCTACACCGCGCGCGGCGTGGTCGTCAGGCTGGGCGCCGCCGAGGTGGCCGTCCGGGCCCAGCGCGGGGTCCGTGCCGCGGTGACCGCGCGGCCCGTGCTGGTCAACGGTGACTCCGGGGTCGTGGTGTGGGACGCGCACGGCAGGCTGCTGGGCGTGATGGCCTGCACGGTGGTCGGCGGCCGGATCGTCGGGATGCTGTCGGTGAGCGCCCCGGAGCGCCTGGCGTCCATGGGCGTCCCGGACCGGCCCGAATAGGCCGGGTGTTACGTCCGGCCGGGCCCGCTCGTCCAAGGAGGTGAGAGCACACCGGACGACGAAGGAGACCGCCATGGAGACTCGACTCGACCCCCGCGCCACGCAGACCGGGCCGAGGTTCGGGAAGCACCTCGTCGCGGCGCACGGGGTAGTAGCCGCCTCGTCGCTGCCGATGTCGGTCGTGGAGCTGGTGAACATCCGCGCCAGCCAGATCAACGGCTGCGGCGGCTGCCTCGACATGCACGTCAAGGAGGCGGCGAACGCGGGCGAGACCCCGCTGCGGCTGAGCCTGGTCGCGGCCTGGCGGCACACGACGGTCTTCACCGAGGCGGAGCGGGCCGCGCTGGAGCTGACCGAGCAGGGCACCCGCCTCGCCGACGCCGGCCGGGTCACCGACGAGGCGTGGGCGGACGCGGCCGAGCACTTCGACGACGAGCAGCTGATGGCCCTGGTGGCGCAGATCTCCCTCATCAACGCCTTCAACCGGCTGAACGTCCTGACCGAGCAGTTGGGAGGCGAATACCGGCTCGGCCGGCACGGATAGCGGCAGCCGCGCCCCCGCGGGCGTACGGACAGCCGCAGCCGTCCCCCGTACGGGCGGGCCCGGGGCGCTCAGTCGAGTGCGGGCAGGCCCGCCGTACGGGCCGCGGTGCGCAGCACATCGCGGAGCATCGCCGGGGTGAGCGTGCGGGTCGAGACATTGCGCCGGCTCGGGTGGTAGCTGCCGAAGAGGTGCAGGTCGCCGCCGCCCGCGTCGCGCAGCAGCGCATGGGCGGCGTGGCCGAAGGCGGGCAGGGGGTGGGGCAGTTGCCAGCCGGCGTCGCGCAGCACCGGCAGCAGCGCCTGCCAGCCGAAGCCGCCGAGCACGACGACCGCCCGCAGCGTCGGGCGCAGCAGCTGGAACTCGCGGGCGAGCCAGGGGCGGCAGGTGTCGCGCTCCGCGGTGGTGGGCCGGTTGTCGGGCGGGGCGCAGTGCACGGGTCCTGTGACGCGTACGCCGAGGAGTTCGAGGCCGTCGGCGCGGTCCACGGCGGTGGGCCGGGAGGCCAGGCCCACCGCGTGCAGGGCGGCGTAGAGCACGTCGCCCGACGGGTCGCCGGTGAACATCCGGCCGGTGCGGTTGCCGCCGTGGGCGGCGGGGGCGAGGCCGACGATCGCCAGCGGGGCGTCCTGCGGGCCGAAGCCGGGCACCGGCCTGGCCCAGTACGTCCAGTCGGTGTAGGCCCGCCGCTTGACCCGGCCGACCTCCTCGCGCCAGGCGACCAGCCGCGGGCAGGCCCGGCAGGTGCTCAGCGCGTCGTCGAGGGCGGGCACCGAGTCCGCCCGCGCGGCGGCCGCCACGGGGAAGCGCGGGGCGTCCGGATCTGAGCCTGTTGTGTCGGCTGCCATGGCCTCCTCCGCCTCTCCCCCGCGTGCGGGACCGGCCGCGGGCGGCGGCCGCCGGTGGAAAGGGGCACGCTGCCAAGGGGCGGCGACCCGTCAGGGAGGGGCGCCGCCACGGCCGAGTCGATCGCCTGCCGCCGAGTCTAGGCCGCCGGCGGTCAAGGACCCGCCTCCGGACGTGCCGGCGGGCAGCGGTGGGACGCGGACGACCAGGACCGCCACGTCGTCGTCGAAGACCTGGCCGTGGTGGGCGATGACCTCGTCGCACAGCGCGTCGAGGTCCACCGTGGCCAGTGAGCCCGCCTGCGCGGCCAGCGCGCGCAGGCTGTCGTCGATGTCCTGGTCGCGGCGCTCGACCAGGCCGTCGGTGAAGAGCAGCAGGGTGCTCCCCGGCGGCAGCGGGTGCTCGTGGTCGGGACGCGGCAGCCGGGGGTCGACGCCGACCGGGATGCCGTGCCGGGGCGGGGCGAGGAAGCAGACCGTGCCGTCGAGGGCGATCAGCAGCGGCGGCGGGTGGCCCGCGTTGGTCCAGTGGAAGGTGTACTCCCCCGGGCGCCGCTCCTCCAGCCGGCCGAGGATGAGGGTCGCCGCGGGCGGGTCGTCGAGGGTGCCGATGACGTCGTCCAGCTTCGAGACGATCGTCCCGGGCGGGCCGCCCCGGTCGTGGGCCAGGGCGTGCAGCATGTTGCGGAACTGCCCCATGACGGGCGCGACGCCCGGGTCGTGCCCGGTGACGTCGCCGACCACGATGCACGCCACACCGTCGGGCAGCACCAGCACGTCGTACCAGTCGCCGCCGAGCTTGGGCAGCTCGGAGGCCGGCTGGTAGCGGGCGCGGACCTCGATGGGGCCCAGGTCGGGCAGGTCGGGCAGCATGCGGCGCTGGAACTGCTCGGTGGTGTATTTGAGCCGCTCGTAGAGCCTGGCGTTCTCGATGCTGACGCTCGCGGCGCTGGCCAGCGCGGTCAGCAGCGCCTCGTCGTCGTCGGTGAAGGGCGTGCCGTCGTTCTTGCCCGTCAGGCACAGATTCCCGTAGACGGTGCCGCGTACGGTCAGCGGGACGCCCAGCACCGTCCGTGTCGACGGGCGGCCCGGCGGGGCGAGCGCGGTGTCGCACTCGGGCGCGCCGACCGTGATGAGGTCGACGACGTCGCCGTCCTCGCCGAGCACCCCGAGCGCGCCGTGGCGGGCGTCGATCAGATGGGTGCCCGCGGTCACGATGTGGCGCAGCACGCTGTGCATGTCGATGTCGGAGCTGATGGCCACGACCGCGTCCAGCAGCCGGCGCTGCCTGCTCTGGCCCGCGGTGAGCCGGCGCAGCTGCTCCTCCAGGGACGCCGCCGACCCGTCCAGGCGCGGGTCGGCCTTCCGGGTGTCCTCGGTCATGCCCGCACCTCCTCGCAGGGCGGACCGGTGGGACCGCCGCCCGTCACCAGGCGTAGATCCGCGCCATGATCTCCTGCCGGGCCGCACCGTGCGGCCCGGGATGGGCGATGACCAGCGGCAGGCCGTCGGGGTCGCGGCCCTCGACCACCGTCACACCGTCGCCGGTCTCCTTCGACGCGATGTGCGCGTCGCGCTCCTTGAGCAGCCGCTCGCACCGCCGGAGGTCGTCGGCGCTGTCCGCGGTCCAGATGACGTACTGCACGCCGATGGCGCCGAGCGGGTGCTCGCCCCCGGAGCCCATGACGCGCAGATACAGCTGGGTGTCGTCGGCGCCGACCAGCAGCGCCGCCGTGGTCGTACGGACCGCGACCCGCATCAGCAGCAGGTCCTGGTAGAAGTCGATGGCCCGGTCGAGGTCGCGTACGAAGACCACCACGGAGGCCAGTTTCGGCCCGCGGCCCTCCGGGGCACCGCCGTGTCCGTCGACCTGCCCGTCGACCTGTCCGGGCTGCCCGGCCCGGTCGGCGCCGGCCGCATCCGCTCCCATGCAGAGCCCCTTCTCCACTCGTCCGCCGGCCGTCGGTCGACGATCCCGGCATCCCGCCGGCGATCCTCCTCTTCACGCTACAGGCCACCCGAACCGCCCGCTCGGTACAGCGCCCCGCCTATCGCGTTACCGTCGGTGCTGTGGGCAAGGACGTGCCGCCCGGCCGGGCGGAGCACCAGCCGCCCACGCCCCCGATGTGGAGTGCCCCATGACCACCGCGCAGGACCTGCTGATCGTCGCCATGGACGTGGAGTCCAGCCGGCCCGTGGAGTCGGGCGACCTCTCGCTCGCCCTCGCGGGGGCGGAGCTGGTCGATCTGCTCGACGGCGGCCTCGCCTCGCTGGACGGCGACCTCATAGTGCCCGGTGTCGGGCCGGCGCCGGGTGACCGGCTGCTGGCCGAGGCCGGGGCGGCGCTGGTGCGCCAGCTGCCGTACGAGTCGGTCGAGGACTGGCTGTGGCGCAGGGGCCGGGCGCTGTCCGCGGCCTATCTGGCCGCCATGGAGGCCGGCGGGCAGGTCACCCGCAGGCACCGGCGGCTGCTCCCGGGCCGCCCGGGTCCCGCGCAGCTGGTGGACTCGCCGGCCCGCCGGGACGCGGCCGCGCGCTGGGCCGAGCGCGAGCCGGTGCTCGCGCTGCTGGCCGCCTCCCTCGGCATCCAGCCGGAGTCGGCGGAGCCGGCCCCCGCGGTCGCCGACGAGGCGGTCGTGACGGTGCTGGCGACGACCGGCGGCGCGGTGATGGAGCTGGACTCCGTGCGGCAGCGGCGGGACATAGAGCAGGCGGCCTTCGACAACATCTGGCGCGGCGAGTAGCCCGCGCGGGCGCCGGAGCCCGCCGCCCCGGACGGGCGGCGGGCTCCGGCTGCGGTGCGGTCTCAGCGGTGGGCCAGCAGCTCCACCTCCGCCAGCGAGGTCGTGTCCTGGTCGCCGTTGTTGGCGGTCACCACCAGACGGTAGGAGGTGTAGGCGCCGGGGTGCGCGATCTCGAACGGGCGGGTCTGCAGCCGGTCGGTGAAGGCCTGGCCGCCCCTGGTGTCCAGCGTCCGC includes:
- a CDS encoding helix-turn-helix domain-containing protein: MSGARHSPRRREVLGMLRAADGPLGVADLAERIGVHPNTVRFHLDALVAEGAVHRRVEEPAGPGRPRTVYAPRPGMDRGGMRAYRLLAQVLVSRLASTGPAAAGAAAEAGREWGRFLIDPMPPFRRPTALESADRLTALLADLGFEPVAEPAGDGTGPGRIRLRHCPFLELAEEYGQVVCSVHLGLMQGALAELRAPLAATDLRPFAEPDSCLALLAPAAPGAAQR
- a CDS encoding ferredoxin family protein, with the protein product MTYVIAQPCVDVKDKACIDECPVDCIYEGQRSLYIHPDECVDCGACEPVCPVEAIFYEDDVPAEWQGYYNANVEFFNELGSPGGAAKLGLIERDHPLIAALPPQGGEG
- a CDS encoding GPP34 family phosphoprotein — translated: MTTAQDLLIVAMDVESSRPVESGDLSLALAGAELVDLLDGGLASLDGDLIVPGVGPAPGDRLLAEAGAALVRQLPYESVEDWLWRRGRALSAAYLAAMEAGGQVTRRHRRLLPGRPGPAQLVDSPARRDAAARWAEREPVLALLAASLGIQPESAEPAPAVADEAVVTVLATTGGAVMELDSVRQRRDIEQAAFDNIWRGE
- a CDS encoding carboxymuconolactone decarboxylase family protein, with translation METRLDPRATQTGPRFGKHLVAAHGVVAASSLPMSVVELVNIRASQINGCGGCLDMHVKEAANAGETPLRLSLVAAWRHTTVFTEAERAALELTEQGTRLADAGRVTDEAWADAAEHFDDEQLMALVAQISLINAFNRLNVLTEQLGGEYRLGRHG
- a CDS encoding VOC family protein gives rise to the protein MGADAAGADRAGQPGQVDGQVDGHGGAPEGRGPKLASVVVFVRDLDRAIDFYQDLLLMRVAVRTTTAALLVGADDTQLYLRVMGSGGEHPLGAIGVQYVIWTADSADDLRRCERLLKERDAHIASKETGDGVTVVEGRDPDGLPLVIAHPGPHGAARQEIMARIYAW
- a CDS encoding sigma-70 family RNA polymerase sigma factor yields the protein MTGPGPDDALAAAFEEQRGRLVAVACRMLGSRADAEDAVQEAWLRLARQDPDAIGNLGGWLTTVVGRVCIDVLRARKARPEAPYDDRLPEFTVAEDDGAAPEQDALLAESVGLALLVVLDTLRPAERLAFVLHDMFAVPFDEIGVILDRTADAAKMLASRARRKVQDAHRPPDELTRQRAVVDAFLAAARGGDFEGLLRVLDPDVTWRSYTARGVVVRLGAAEVAVRAQRGVRAAVTARPVLVNGDSGVVVWDAHGRLLGVMACTVVGGRIVGMLSVSAPERLASMGVPDRPE
- a CDS encoding uracil-DNA glycosylase; protein product: MAADTTGSDPDAPRFPVAAAARADSVPALDDALSTCRACPRLVAWREEVGRVKRRAYTDWTYWARPVPGFGPQDAPLAIVGLAPAAHGGNRTGRMFTGDPSGDVLYAALHAVGLASRPTAVDRADGLELLGVRVTGPVHCAPPDNRPTTAERDTCRPWLAREFQLLRPTLRAVVVLGGFGWQALLPVLRDAGWQLPHPLPAFGHAAHALLRDAGGGDLHLFGSYHPSRRNVSTRTLTPAMLRDVLRTAARTAGLPALD
- a CDS encoding SpoIIE family protein phosphatase, which gives rise to MTEDTRKADPRLDGSAASLEEQLRRLTAGQSRQRRLLDAVVAISSDIDMHSVLRHIVTAGTHLIDARHGALGVLGEDGDVVDLITVGAPECDTALAPPGRPSTRTVLGVPLTVRGTVYGNLCLTGKNDGTPFTDDDEALLTALASAASVSIENARLYERLKYTTEQFQRRMLPDLPDLGPIEVRARYQPASELPKLGGDWYDVLVLPDGVACIVVGDVTGHDPGVAPVMGQFRNMLHALAHDRGGPPGTIVSKLDDVIGTLDDPPAATLILGRLEERRPGEYTFHWTNAGHPPPLLIALDGTVCFLAPPRHGIPVGVDPRLPRPDHEHPLPPGSTLLLFTDGLVERRDQDIDDSLRALAAQAGSLATVDLDALCDEVIAHHGQVFDDDVAVLVVRVPPLPAGTSGGGSLTAGGLDSAAGDRLGRGGAPP